One window of the Pseudomonas lurida genome contains the following:
- a CDS encoding MFS transporter, producing the protein MSPLIRLLASFVALMMAMGIGRFALTPQMPHLLSEGQIDLTGAGLIAAANYLGYFVGAVDSIFARSHHHVRGRLYGGLWLCVLLTLASYWAHGFWPHLLLRFGTGVASAWALVMITSLSQPLAIAAGRPRLGALVFAGPGLGILLTGLLALGSNLLGQRSATLWLVYGAVALVMLLAILPFLPKPSAAAIPDAGHSAAGSNGSIAHLCWIYVLYGLGYIIPATFLSQMASAQFRGAWQADLFWPCFGLAAAIGVGVATLRRKDPDTTRRWLMTTLWLQAAGVFACLLGNGWGLALGVLLCGGPFLACMQLVMARLRDVAPHGYQRSTGLLTASFAIGQLSGPLLASVSSHLSGGLQPALVIAGTGLLVAGSVLVSRQPLAQAHAPAHAAPAPGKTAHPGSTR; encoded by the coding sequence ATGTCCCCTTTGATTCGCTTACTTGCCAGCTTTGTCGCCCTGATGATGGCGATGGGCATTGGCCGCTTCGCCCTCACGCCACAAATGCCGCATCTGCTCAGTGAGGGGCAGATCGACTTGACCGGCGCAGGCCTGATTGCTGCCGCCAATTACTTGGGCTATTTCGTGGGGGCAGTCGATTCGATCTTTGCGCGCAGCCATCACCACGTGCGCGGGCGCTTGTATGGCGGGCTATGGTTGTGTGTGCTGCTGACGCTGGCGTCGTACTGGGCCCATGGGTTCTGGCCACATCTATTGCTGCGCTTTGGTACCGGTGTCGCGAGTGCCTGGGCACTGGTGATGATCACCAGCCTGAGCCAGCCGCTGGCAATTGCTGCCGGGCGTCCGCGCCTGGGTGCGTTGGTATTCGCCGGGCCTGGACTGGGCATTCTGCTGACCGGGTTGCTGGCGCTGGGCTCCAACCTGTTGGGGCAACGCTCGGCAACCTTGTGGCTGGTGTACGGCGCGGTAGCGTTGGTGATGTTGCTGGCGATTTTGCCGTTCCTGCCCAAGCCGTCTGCCGCCGCCATCCCCGACGCCGGCCACTCAGCGGCGGGCAGTAATGGCAGCATCGCGCATTTGTGCTGGATCTACGTGTTGTACGGCCTGGGCTACATCATCCCGGCGACATTCTTGTCGCAGATGGCCAGCGCGCAATTCAGGGGCGCCTGGCAGGCTGACCTGTTCTGGCCGTGCTTTGGCCTGGCGGCCGCGATCGGCGTAGGGGTGGCGACCCTGCGTCGCAAGGATCCAGACACCACCCGCCGCTGGCTGATGACCACGCTGTGGCTGCAGGCGGCCGGCGTATTTGCCTGCCTGCTGGGCAATGGGTGGGGCCTGGCACTTGGGGTGTTGCTATGTGGCGGGCCGTTCCTGGCGTGCATGCAGTTGGTGATGGCACGCTTGCGGGACGTCGCCCCTCACGGCTATCAGCGCAGCACCGGGCTGCTGACCGCGAGCTTTGCCATCGGCCAATTGAGCGGTCCGCTGCTGGCGTCGGTCAGCAGCCACCTGAGCGGTGGCCTGCAACCGGCACTGGTAATCGCCGGCACAGGCTTGCTGGTGGCGGGCTCGGTGCTGGTCAGCCGGCAACCATTGGCGCAGGCACACGCACCTGCTCACGCCGCGCCAGCACCAGGAAAAACAGCCCACCCAGGAAGCACCCGGTAA
- a CDS encoding NCS1 family nucleobase:cation symporter-1, with product MTEQLPKGYSPRLYNQDLGPLPQKWTWYNIFAFWMSDVHSVGGYVFAASLFALGLASWQVLIALLAGICIVQLIANLVAKPSQQAAVPYPVICRLAFGVFGANIPAVIRGLIAVAWYGIQTYLASSALIIVVLRFFPQMAVYAEPHFAGLSYLGWFGFLSLWFLQAAVFWAGMESIRRFIDWAGPVVYAVMFALAGWIVWKAGWSNISFTLAEKSLSGWQAFGQVIVATALVVSYFSGPTLNFGDFSRYCRSMQDVRRGNFWGLPVNFLAFSLVTVVIVSGTLPVFGEMLHDPIATVSRIDNNMAVLLGAFAFVTATIGINIVANFVSPAFDFANVAPSKISWRAGGMIAAVASIFITPWNLFNNPLMIHYTLDILAAFIGPLFGILLVDFYLIKKQKIDVDALFDDSPSGRYYFDGGVNWTAVKALVPATLVGVAITFTPALQGMANFAWFTGCFLGGLFFLVLARREQVRVPAPMVAG from the coding sequence ATGACCGAACAATTGCCCAAAGGCTACAGCCCGCGCCTGTATAACCAGGACTTGGGGCCACTGCCGCAGAAGTGGACCTGGTACAACATTTTCGCTTTCTGGATGAGCGACGTGCACAGCGTCGGCGGTTATGTGTTTGCCGCCAGCCTTTTCGCCCTGGGCCTGGCCAGTTGGCAGGTCTTGATCGCCTTGCTTGCGGGTATCTGTATCGTGCAGTTGATCGCCAATCTGGTGGCCAAGCCGAGCCAGCAGGCCGCCGTGCCTTATCCGGTGATCTGCCGGCTGGCGTTTGGTGTGTTTGGCGCGAATATTCCGGCGGTGATTCGCGGCTTAATTGCCGTGGCCTGGTATGGGATCCAGACGTATCTGGCTTCGAGTGCCTTGATCATCGTGGTGCTGCGTTTCTTCCCACAGATGGCGGTTTACGCAGAGCCGCATTTTGCAGGCCTGTCCTACCTCGGCTGGTTTGGTTTCCTTAGCCTATGGTTTTTGCAAGCGGCGGTATTTTGGGCCGGCATGGAGTCCATCCGCCGTTTTATCGATTGGGCGGGGCCGGTGGTGTACGCGGTAATGTTTGCCCTGGCTGGCTGGATCGTGTGGAAGGCCGGTTGGTCGAACATCAGCTTTACGCTGGCGGAGAAGTCATTGTCGGGCTGGCAGGCGTTTGGCCAGGTGATCGTGGCGACGGCGCTGGTGGTGTCGTATTTCTCCGGGCCGACCCTGAATTTCGGCGACTTCAGCCGGTACTGCCGCAGCATGCAGGACGTGCGGCGCGGCAACTTCTGGGGGCTGCCGGTAAATTTCCTGGCATTTTCCCTGGTGACCGTCGTGATCGTCTCGGGCACCTTGCCGGTGTTTGGTGAAATGCTTCATGACCCGATCGCCACGGTTTCACGCATCGATAACAACATGGCGGTGCTGCTGGGCGCCTTTGCTTTTGTCACCGCGACCATTGGCATCAATATCGTCGCCAACTTCGTCTCCCCGGCGTTTGACTTCGCCAACGTCGCACCGAGCAAAATCAGTTGGCGCGCGGGCGGGATGATCGCTGCCGTGGCATCGATCTTCATCACCCCGTGGAACCTGTTCAATAACCCGCTGATGATTCACTACACACTGGATATCCTCGCAGCCTTCATCGGGCCGCTGTTCGGGATTCTGCTGGTGGATTTCTACTTGATCAAAAAGCAGAAGATTGACGTGGATGCGCTGTTTGACGACAGCCCAAGCGGGCGCTACTACTTCGACGGCGGCGTGAACTGGACGGCAGTCAAGGCGCTGGTGCCGGCGACGCTGGTGGGCGTCGCGATCACCTTCACCCCGGCGTTGCAGGGCATGGCCAACTTTGCCTGGTTTACCGGGTGCTTCCTGGGTGGGCTGTTTTTCCTGGTGCTGGCGCGGCGTGAGCAGGTGCGTGTGCCTGCGCCAATGGTTGCCGGCTGA